Proteins found in one Salinimonas lutimaris genomic segment:
- the coaBC gene encoding bifunctional phosphopantothenoylcysteine decarboxylase/phosphopantothenate--cysteine ligase CoaBC, producing the protein MQLNNQNILLGITGGIAAYKTPDLVRKLTAQGANVRVVVTDSAKQFVSPLSLQAVSGNPVHDTLLDPAAEAAMGHIELAKWADILLIAPATANTMAKLALGLADDLLTTLFLATTAKLYVAPAMNQQMWKAAATQRNLLTLQSMHVHMIGPASGEQACGDIGSGRMTEPQDIVAALIEDSQPAYLSGMNILLTAGPTREALDPVRYISNHSSGKMGYAIARAAAAAGANVTLVSGPTQLPVPAGVQRIDVTSAQDMLDSVMQQVEQADIFIATAAVADYRAQEVADNKIKKNDDKLTLTFIKNPDILKEVAALPQAPFTVGFAAESQKVEEYARSKLQRKKLDMIAANDISAAGLGFNSDSNALHVIWQDGDAQLPPQTKNALADQLLALIHQQFAKKTSTSQ; encoded by the coding sequence ATGCAGCTAAATAACCAAAACATTCTGCTGGGAATTACCGGCGGTATTGCAGCGTATAAAACGCCCGATCTGGTTCGAAAACTGACCGCACAGGGGGCAAATGTCAGGGTGGTGGTTACCGACTCCGCCAAACAGTTTGTCAGCCCGCTGTCATTACAGGCGGTATCAGGAAACCCGGTTCACGATACCCTGCTTGACCCGGCGGCCGAAGCCGCTATGGGCCATATTGAGCTGGCCAAGTGGGCTGATATTCTGCTGATTGCGCCGGCAACGGCTAACACCATGGCTAAGCTGGCTCTGGGACTGGCTGATGATTTGCTGACCACGTTGTTTCTGGCCACAACAGCAAAACTGTATGTTGCGCCAGCCATGAACCAACAAATGTGGAAAGCGGCTGCCACCCAACGCAACTTACTGACCCTGCAGAGTATGCATGTTCATATGATTGGCCCGGCCAGCGGTGAGCAGGCCTGTGGTGATATCGGCTCAGGCCGGATGACCGAGCCACAGGATATTGTGGCGGCATTAATTGAAGACAGTCAGCCGGCTTATTTATCAGGAATGAATATTCTTTTAACCGCCGGCCCGACCCGGGAAGCTCTTGATCCGGTAAGGTATATCTCCAACCACAGCTCTGGCAAGATGGGCTATGCCATTGCCCGGGCAGCGGCAGCCGCAGGCGCGAATGTTACACTGGTCAGTGGACCGACTCAGTTGCCTGTGCCGGCAGGTGTTCAGCGTATTGATGTAACCAGTGCCCAGGATATGCTTGATTCGGTTATGCAGCAGGTTGAGCAGGCAGATATTTTTATCGCCACCGCGGCTGTGGCAGACTACAGGGCGCAGGAAGTCGCTGATAACAAAATAAAGAAAAATGATGATAAGTTAACACTTACTTTTATCAAGAACCCTGATATCCTTAAGGAAGTTGCTGCTTTACCGCAGGCTCCCTTCACCGTTGGTTTTGCTGCTGAAAGCCAGAAAGTCGAAGAATATGCCCGGTCCAAACTGCAACGTAAAAAGCTGGATATGATTGCTGCCAATGACATTTCTGCGGCAGGGTTAGGATTTAACAGTGACAGTAATGCACTGCATGTTATCTGGCAGGATGGTGATGCTCAGTTACCTCCACAGACAAAAAATGCACTGGCAGACCAGTTACTGGCGCTTATCCACCAACAATTTGCCAAGAAAACGTCAACCTCACAGTAA
- a CDS encoding capsule biosynthesis GfcC family protein: MIKPFIFCLGLLMAAPAISSVHIKINQQQFRFQEPLRLSQILAPVADNQDWYWPASRLYRLDKSVEAQRDEVINLIDRLAVDLAPRDERAIGLRALRQQVEGWELAHRVKQPVSFDKARLDVRQNPMLLDGRYLLSLTPRPDVVYMSGLVKTPGPYKYQSMASASQYTRFVPLRADADPDFVYVIAPSGNVTRLDTAYWNRDYAQIMPGSQIYVPLFSYLLTPSLSELNHKIAELAVNRVL, from the coding sequence GTGATTAAGCCGTTTATTTTCTGTTTAGGGCTGCTGATGGCAGCCCCTGCTATTTCATCTGTACACATTAAAATTAACCAACAACAATTCCGGTTTCAGGAACCGCTGCGACTGTCCCAGATTCTTGCCCCGGTGGCCGACAATCAGGACTGGTACTGGCCGGCAAGCCGACTGTACCGGCTGGATAAAAGCGTTGAAGCGCAGCGTGATGAGGTCATCAATCTGATTGATCGCCTGGCTGTGGATTTGGCCCCGCGTGATGAGCGGGCAATTGGTTTACGGGCGTTGCGCCAACAGGTTGAAGGCTGGGAATTGGCCCATCGTGTCAAACAGCCGGTGAGCTTTGATAAGGCCCGTCTGGACGTTCGACAAAATCCGATGCTGTTGGATGGACGATACCTGCTGAGTCTGACACCACGCCCTGATGTGGTGTACATGAGCGGACTGGTCAAAACTCCCGGGCCTTATAAGTATCAGTCTATGGCCAGCGCCAGTCAGTACACCCGGTTTGTTCCGCTACGCGCGGATGCAGATCCGGATTTTGTATATGTGATAGCGCCATCCGGCAATGTGACTCGGCTGGATACCGCCTACTGGAACCGCGATTATGCCCAGATCATGCCGGGCAGCCAGATTTATGTGCCGCTTTTTTCCTATCTATTAACACCGTCGTTATCTGAGCTGAATCACAAAATTGCTGAACTTGCTGTAAACAGGGTGCTGTAA
- the radC gene encoding RadC family protein, which yields MFTLSGLPAASLPRERLLNDGVQCLCDSDLLAVFLGSGTQGISARCLAHNMLAEFGSFTAMLGADLHTLTRIEGIGVVRFCQLQAARELVRRSLLEELKRGPVFSEVALVRQYLALTLKDAEQELFAILLLDAQHQLICYRPMFYGTVNSAVVYPRELVKLALKHNAAAVILVHNHPSGVPEPSQADIHLTRDVVAAMALVDITVLDHFIVGANQIVSMSQRGLM from the coding sequence ATGTTTACATTATCCGGCTTGCCGGCGGCCAGCTTACCGCGGGAAAGGTTGCTGAACGATGGCGTGCAATGCTTGTGTGACAGCGACTTACTGGCAGTATTTCTTGGTAGTGGAACACAGGGAATAAGTGCCCGGTGTCTGGCGCATAATATGCTGGCTGAGTTTGGGTCTTTTACTGCCATGCTAGGTGCTGATTTACATACCCTAACCAGGATCGAGGGCATTGGTGTTGTTCGCTTTTGTCAGTTACAGGCTGCCCGTGAGCTGGTGCGCCGCTCATTGCTCGAAGAGCTCAAAAGAGGGCCGGTTTTTTCAGAAGTGGCACTAGTCAGGCAGTATCTGGCGCTCACCTTAAAAGATGCCGAGCAGGAGCTGTTTGCTATTTTATTACTGGATGCCCAGCATCAGCTCATCTGCTACCGGCCCATGTTCTACGGCACCGTGAACAGTGCTGTGGTGTATCCCCGTGAACTGGTCAAGCTGGCCTTAAAACACAATGCAGCAGCGGTGATACTGGTCCATAATCACCCTTCAGGCGTACCCGAGCCCAGTCAGGCAGATATCCATCTTACCCGGGATGTGGTGGCTGCCATGGCGCTGGTGGATATAACCGTGCTGGACCATTTTATTGTTGGTGCCAACCAGATTGTATCCATGTCACAGCGGGGATTGATGTAA
- the coaD gene encoding pantetheine-phosphate adenylyltransferase, which translates to MHTRAIYPGTFDPITNGHADLIERASQMFSHVIIAIASNPSKKPIFSLEERVELIKTVTDGLDNVEVCGFTGLLADFADTQHATILIRGLRAVSDFEYEFQLANMNRRLNPKLESVFLTPSEENSFISSTLVKEVALHRGRVNDFCHPVVEKALFERFHGANKSD; encoded by the coding sequence ATGCATACAAGAGCGATATACCCTGGCACATTTGATCCTATCACCAACGGCCATGCAGACCTGATAGAGCGCGCGTCACAGATGTTTTCGCATGTGATCATTGCTATTGCATCTAACCCTAGCAAAAAGCCGATATTTTCGCTGGAAGAGCGGGTCGAGCTGATTAAAACCGTGACCGACGGATTGGATAATGTCGAAGTATGCGGCTTCACCGGACTGCTGGCAGACTTTGCCGATACGCAGCATGCCACTATTCTGATCCGCGGACTGCGGGCGGTGTCCGATTTTGAGTATGAATTTCAGCTGGCCAATATGAACCGCCGCCTGAACCCAAAACTGGAAAGTGTATTTTTAACCCCGTCAGAAGAAAATTCTTTTATTTCTTCTACGCTGGTCAAGGAAGTTGCCCTGCATCGTGGACGGGTCAATGATTTTTGCCATCCGGTAGTAGAAAAAGCGCTGTTTGAGCGCTTTCACGGTGCTAATAAGTCTGACTAA
- the rpmB gene encoding 50S ribosomal protein L28 codes for MSRVCQVTGKRPTVGNNRSHARNATRRRFLPNLHSHRFWVESENRFVKLRLSAKGMRIIDKKGIDAVLTDIRARGEKI; via the coding sequence ATGTCAAGAGTATGTCAAGTAACAGGTAAGCGTCCTACGGTTGGTAATAACCGTTCGCACGCAAGAAACGCGACCCGTCGTCGCTTCTTACCAAACCTTCACTCTCACCGTTTTTGGGTTGAGAGCGAAAACCGTTTCGTTAAATTACGTCTGTCTGCTAAAGGCATGCGTATTATCGACAAAAAAGGTATTGATGCAGTTCTTACTGACATCCGTGCCCGTGGTGAAAAAATCTAA
- a CDS encoding YjbF family lipoprotein has product MDIKGVGYGLTVHGKWNEAGEQVLTVLGRQLTTRVVEERVTFPKTTPYIEPGLSWTNRYYLSQDSGEVLKASVQAIPHGDRYTMTYLSRAARLISQHGDTRD; this is encoded by the coding sequence GTGGATATTAAAGGCGTGGGTTATGGGTTAACTGTCCATGGAAAATGGAATGAAGCCGGTGAGCAAGTACTTACTGTTTTGGGTCGGCAGCTGACTACCAGAGTGGTGGAGGAACGAGTCACTTTTCCTAAAACCACGCCTTATATAGAGCCGGGCCTGAGCTGGACCAACCGCTATTATTTGAGTCAGGATAGTGGCGAAGTACTTAAAGCCTCTGTTCAGGCGATTCCCCATGGCGACCGGTATACCATGACCTACCTGAGCCGGGCGGCCCGTCTTATTTCACAGCACGGAGATACACGTGATTAA
- a CDS encoding YjbF family lipoprotein, which yields MRTALTGLFCCLVLSACSTTNRAYYDTLKLVFTGSEPKAFTVDEVLTSKADLLQVSSESGVQAILALAFIEQGMNKWVSADHTLLKIHDGVIAQTEGFDNDLYLPVTSMPIHYPIRRR from the coding sequence TTGCGTACTGCGCTGACAGGCTTATTCTGCTGCCTGGTACTAAGCGCATGCTCGACGACCAACCGGGCTTACTATGACACGCTGAAGCTGGTTTTTACCGGCTCAGAGCCAAAAGCATTTACCGTTGATGAGGTTCTCACCAGCAAGGCTGACCTGTTACAAGTGAGCAGCGAGTCTGGCGTACAGGCTATTCTGGCGCTGGCTTTTATTGAACAGGGCATGAATAAATGGGTCTCTGCTGACCATACGCTGCTGAAAATCCACGATGGGGTGATAGCCCAGACAGAAGGTTTTGATAATGATCTTTATTTACCAGTGACCTCAATGCCAATCCATTATCCAATCCGTCGCCGTTAG
- the rpmG gene encoding 50S ribosomal protein L33 translates to MRDKIKLVSSAGTGFFYTTDKNKRNMPGKMEIKKFDPVVRKHVMFKEAKIK, encoded by the coding sequence ATGCGTGATAAAATTAAATTAGTTTCTTCTGCGGGTACTGGTTTCTTCTACACCACCGACAAGAACAAGCGTAACATGCCTGGCAAAATGGAGATCAAAAAGTTTGATCCTGTTGTGCGTAAGCACGTTATGTTCAAAGAGGCCAAAATCAAGTAA
- a CDS encoding glycosyltransferase encodes MKIMHVLVSRVSLPPPKYGGTQRVIWSLAQAQKAQGHEVRFLWGDAPSVPPGTIIAKKGESLNNLIGDWPDIVHFHRAPDEHIDKPFVVTEHFNANSARTYHPNTIFLSKKHAAIHHGQCFVYNGLDWSDYGEPGFSPKANYFHFLGKARIATKNLAGAINTTKQAGRKLAVLGGPRIKLGRGGYIYWDRNVSFKGMVGGEYKHNLIRQSQGLLLPVRWHEPFGLAYTESLFLGCPVFATPYGAIPEIVSEKEMGFLSADHTELAAATEDMSQYNRKLCHEVARERFGHLQMAQGYQQYYQQVLDGVPLHSSAPYATEDLTALLPFQ; translated from the coding sequence ATGAAGATCATGCATGTTCTGGTTTCCAGGGTATCACTGCCACCCCCTAAATATGGGGGTACGCAGAGGGTTATCTGGTCACTGGCCCAGGCGCAAAAAGCGCAGGGGCATGAGGTACGGTTTTTATGGGGGGATGCGCCCAGCGTACCGCCGGGCACTATTATTGCCAAAAAAGGCGAGTCACTGAACAACCTGATTGGCGACTGGCCCGATATTGTGCATTTTCACCGGGCGCCGGATGAGCATATTGATAAACCGTTTGTGGTCACAGAGCACTTTAATGCCAACAGTGCCCGCACGTATCACCCCAATACGATCTTTTTATCAAAAAAACATGCCGCTATTCATCATGGCCAGTGTTTTGTTTATAACGGACTGGACTGGTCAGATTATGGCGAGCCGGGCTTTTCGCCAAAAGCGAATTATTTTCATTTTCTGGGCAAGGCCCGCATTGCGACTAAAAATCTGGCCGGGGCGATAAACACAACCAAGCAGGCCGGACGCAAACTGGCCGTGCTGGGTGGTCCGCGTATCAAACTGGGACGTGGCGGATATATTTACTGGGATCGCAACGTATCGTTTAAAGGCATGGTGGGCGGGGAGTATAAGCATAACCTCATCCGTCAGTCACAGGGGCTGCTGTTACCGGTGCGCTGGCACGAGCCATTCGGACTGGCCTATACCGAAAGTCTGTTTCTGGGCTGCCCGGTATTTGCCACACCTTACGGGGCTATTCCTGAGATTGTCAGCGAAAAAGAAATGGGCTTTTTGTCGGCTGATCATACCGAGCTGGCAGCAGCCACGGAGGACATGAGCCAGTATAACCGCAAGCTGTGTCATGAGGTGGCCCGGGAACGATTTGGTCATTTGCAGATGGCACAAGGGTATCAGCAGTACTATCAGCAGGTGCTTGATGGTGTGCCGCTGCATAGCAGCGCGCCCTACGCTACAGAAGATCTGACCGCATTATTACCGTTTCAGTGA